The Chiloscyllium punctatum isolate Juve2018m chromosome 19, sChiPun1.3, whole genome shotgun sequence DNA segment AGAGGGTAGGGTCAGGGGGTGGGGTCAGGGAATAGGAtcagggagtggggggtggggtcaggggATAGGatcagggagtgagggtggggataaTTAGTGAGGGTGGGGATAATTAGTGAAGGGGGGTGGGGTCAGACTTGAATAAGGTTTCGTATTGTTCCTTTGTGAAATTGGACACAAACTAATCATTTAGTCTGTATGAGTGAGACAGCCTAGAAGACATGTTAAATCAAACTGAAAATGGTATCTTTTATGCAAATATTACATTACTTTTATTTATCATGAACGTGTCACCCACAGTGGGTCAGAATAATCTACAGGTGTAAAACAATTTATTATCAAGCAAAAAGGTTACTAATAACCAGAGGAGTGTATGAAATGCTAATCACAGTCAATACCACTGTTGATGCACACTCCAAAATCAGGCTCCAGTATAGATCCTTACACAGCAACAGATTCACCAGACTCCTGCTGATGTTCCCTGCTTGGTTATGAACTGTTTGCTGCCCCAAAGTCTCAATATCCGTGCAACTTCAGTAGATCCAGGAGTAGAAGGTTGGAGCTCCAGGAATAAACAAGACAAATGCACCATGCGAGGGACGGAATGCAAGGGATGGGCAGCCAACAGTGCTTGTACACATATACACAGGACAGGACGATAGAGGGCGGCTTCCCCATCTTGCACCAGGCATATAGCAGTATAAAGGTCAAACTTCAAACGGGAATCGCTGTGTGATGTTTTCTTCATCTTGATTTTATTTTGGTCAATTGTCTCGAGTTGAAGGATTCCGAGGGTCCGAACATAGGATCTCTACACATCAGTGGAATAGTAAAGGGTATTTCGCTTGAGTTCAGTGATGGAGATTGGGGGATGCTGCAAGTAATATAACAGAACCTGCACCTATGAGAATACAAACAGTGTTAATGCCCATAGCGAGATcctccaacccccaccccacagTATTCTCCCCTTGTCCCAATGGTATCCCCTCCAGCCATTAACATCAATCTGCCACCAATATTTCTCAGTCGagggtgtggtactggaaaagcacagcaggtcaggcagcatccgagtagcatgagaatcaacgtttcaggcatgagcccttctgcagctcagatgctgcctgacctgttgtgcttttccagcatcccacACTCAACTCtgccctccagcatctgcagtcctttctcCTAACCAATATTTCTCAGTCAGGCCTTAGTCCATGTTTTTGTGGCTATATTGCCCTGTGTCTCCGAATGGTCGTCCTCAATGCAGCAGGCCCTTGTCCCACTTCCTTCCCAAGGGCGGTTTAaggataggcaacaaatgctgctcTGGCCAtcttatcgtccaacaggtttaattggaagcactagcttttggagcaccactcTTTCATCAGGGGATAACCACCCATttaaggagcggcgctctgaaagctagtgtgcttccaattaagcctgttggactataagatggtgttgtgtgatttgtaactttgtacaacccagtccaacaccggcatcgccGAATCATAGTCTGGCCATGACAGTCTGGCCATGACAGGAACAGAACAAAATAAAAGATGGCACTTTGTGCAGCTTCTGATCGACACACACCTTGGGCCGAGGGCCAGTTGCAGGTTTCTGACTggatctctctcactccctgcagCTTCTTCCCCTTAAGCTGTTGTTCCATTCCAGCTCTGACCACTCAGTCAAGTGTCTGAGGGCAGATCAGGCTCAGGGAAGCTGTTAACTGCCAGAAGAAGGAAGGATACAAGCAAGGCACTGAGACCAAGTTGTAGCTCCAACTCTGATGACCGCAGTTCAGACCACTTCCTTCCACTGAGACCAGCTGAACCTAGGAATTGCTAGCTTCCCACATGCTCCTGTCCACAGGTGGCCAAGCTCGGAGACTGTGCAGGGGCTGAGTGAATGGACTGTACCTGTGCCATGACTTCATGAGACCAGATATCGGACACAATGTTGGCATGCACTTTGTGTTCTGTTTCTGATGGTCTGAGCAGGGTGGGACCAAACACTGTTGCCAGATTGTGTACAGACATTTTATTCACAGGTTCCTTCTCTGCAACCCTGGGATGGAAAAAGAGAATAGGAGTGTAAACTTGCAGAGGACATACAAACTGATTGTGAAAGCTTTGATACATATGTGAACAGAACAattagtgaagacaaatgtaggtccctCACAGTCTGTATATGATTAggttcccgacagtgtggaaacaggcccttcggcccaacaagtccacaccgaccctctgaagagtaatccacccagacccaacagGGGAAGTTATAAAAGGAAACAATGTAATGGCAGAGTTAAATTAAATAacttcataagatataggaacagaattcaTTCAGGCCATCAAGTCTGCCCCACTAGTCAGTGTGATCATAGCTGATCggataatcctcaactccgctTTCCTGCCTTGTTCCTGCCTTCTattggcctccaaatagttcaagggatgtagaggaaaggaaaacaaaaatgaTTCTGAATAGGAGAGAgggtaacagggtagttgttatatgggactttaactttccaaatattgactggaaatactatagttttcgatgggtcagtttttgtccaaaatgtgcaggatggtttcctgacagtacatagacaagccaacaaggggcaaggccacatttgatttggtactgggtaatgaagcTGGCCAgttttagatttggaggtaggtgagcactttgatgatagtgacaacaatttggttatgtttactttagcgatgggaagggataggtatataacaCAGGgtaagagttattgctgggggaaaggcaattacaatgccattaggcaagatttaggatgcatagaatgggggaggaaactgcaggggatgggcacaattgaaatgtggaacttattcaaggaacaactactgcacatccttgataaatatgtacctgtcaggcagggaggaagtgattgagcgagggagccgtggtttactaaagaagttgaatctcttgtcaagaggaagaaggcagcttatgttcAGATGAAATGTGAAGGCTTAGTTAGGGCACTTTGGAGTTACAAACTagcaggaaagacctaaagaaagaGCCAAGAAAAGCCAggagggacatgagaagtcattggcaggtaggatcagggtaaaccctaaggctttctataggtatatcaggaaaaaaagaatgactagagaaagattggGACCAATCAAGGATTGTAagaggaagttgtgtgtggagtcggaggagataggggaagcactaaattaatatttttcgtcagtattcatatTGGAAACAGACAATGTAGTcgaggagaatacggagatacaggctactaaacTAGAccagattgaggttcacaaagaggagatgttagcaattctggaaagtatgaaaatagataagtcccctgggtcggatgggatttatcctaggattctctgggaagcctgggaggagattgcagagcctttgataTTGATCTTTTTtccgtcattgtctacaggaatagtaccagaagactggaggatagcaaatgtccccttgttcaagaagaggagtagagacaaccctggcaattatagaccagtgagcctgacttcagttgtAGGTAAgttttggaaaatgttataagaGTTAGAATATCTAATCATTGAGAAAGGAGTAAGTTGATTAAGGATAGCCAACATAGTTTTGTAAAGTGTAGgtcctgcctcacaaaccttactgagtttttttttaagaaggtgatcaaacaggtgaatgaaagtaaagtggttgatgtggtgtgtatggatttcagtaaggcgtttaataaagttccccaaggtaggctattgtacaaaatacggaggcatgggattagggtgatttagcagtttggatcagaaattggcgagctgaaagacgacagagggtggtggttgatgggaaacattaatcctggagttcagttactagtggtgtaccgcaaggatctgttttggggacagtgctgtttgtcatttttataaatgactgagATGAGGGTGTAGAGAGATGggttagtgtcatccacaaatttactaaggTTGGTGGTATTGTCGATAGTGCTGaatgatgttgcaggttacacagGGACATAGGCAagccgcagagctgggctgagagatgacaaatggagtttaatgcagaaaagtgtgaagtgattcactttggaaggagcaacaggagtgcagggtactgggctaatggtaagattcttggcagagtagatgagcagagagatctcggtgtccatgtacataaatccctgaaagttgccacccaggttaatagggttgttaagaaggcatatggtgtattagcttttattggtagagggattgagtttcagagccatgagggcatgttgtagttgtacaaaACCGGTgcagctgcatttggagtattgtgtacagttctggtcactgcattataggaaggatgtggaaactttggagaagtttacaggagattttctaggatgtttcctggtatggagggaaggtcttatgaggaaaggctgagggacttgggggtGTTTTTGTAAGAGAGAAGAAGatcgagaggtgacttaattgagacatacaagataggggcggcacggtggcacagtggttagcactgctgcctcacagcgccagagacctgggttcaattcccacctcaggcgactgactgtgtggagtttacacgttctccccgtgtctgcgtgggtttcctccgggtgctccggtttcctcccacagtcacaaagatgtgtaggttaggtgaattggtcatgctaaattgcccatagtgtgaggtaaaggggtaaatgttggggaatgggtgggttacgcttcggcgggtcggtgtggacttgttgggctgaagggcctgtttccacactgtaagtaatctaatctaatctaataatcagagggttagatagggtggacagggagagcccttTTTCCTCGggtagtgatggctagcacaaagggacatagctttaaattgaggggtgatagatataataCAGATGTCACAGAGTAGTAGgaacatggaatgcactgcctgcaactgttgtagattcgccaactttaagggtatttaatagaacggtgtaggttagatgggcttcagattgattccatAGGTCGGCAccacatcgagggctgaagggcctgttctgtgctgtaatgttctatgttccccatACCCTCTATTCTTCTACTGATTAaccatctatctatctcagtcatGAATACacctaatgacccagcctcaactgTTGTCTGCAGTAAAGAAATTCCCTCAAAGAGAAATTCGttttcatctctatcttaaatgttTGACCCCAAGTCTGAAATGATGCTCTCTGGTCTGAGACTgtctcacaaggggaaacaacttctctgcatctaccctgtcaaaccttccaagaatcttgtatgtttcaataaggttgcctttcattcttctaaacttcaatcaGCACAGGCACAACCAACTCAATCTCTCATCATACGACGGTCCATCCACACTCAGGATTAGCCAAatgaactttctctggactcagCCTATCTTTCCTTTGATAGGAATCCAAGTATTCCAACTGTGACCTGACCATTGCTGTGGACAGCTTTAGCAAAGCCGCATTACTTTTATTCCATTGCCTTTGAAAGAAAGGCCAATATTCcaattgccttccctattacccattgaaattggatgctagctttctgtgattcatggacAAGGACTTCCAATCACTCTGCTCCATTCTCTGGTGCCATCTTAGTGTACAAAAGACAGGATTAAGAACGGAAGCAGCAATAAAAGAAACATTAAAAGAAATGTCCAGATCACTCCTCAAAGCCACAAAGTCCATCCTTCAGCCTACGAAAACCTCTCCAAtctctattagttagccaatcatcTATCCATGTTAATTTAATGTACCACCTTCAAAACCATGGAGTCTTATCTTCCTAAGTAGCCTAATGTGTGGTACCTTatctaatatcttctgaaaattcaaatatattcCATCCACTGTTTCCCCTTTACCTCCTCGAAGAACTGAAATTTTTCAGGtataatttccccttcatgaaaccacactgactctgcttgatcagaTTAGGTGTTTCTCAATGTTCTGCTGCTACACCCTTTATAATTCACACCACCATGTTCCCACTAAcatatgttaagctaactggtctatagtcaCCTGTTTTTTGTCTCTTTTCAAATAAAGGTGTTACATTGGTGGTTTTCCTATCCTATGGGATGTTTCCAAAAATCTAAGGATTCTTGTAAGATTACAAGAAAACATCCATAATCTCTGTAGCTACTTTTTTTCATATCCCAGTTTGCATCCGATCATATCTGGAGATTTATCAGCCTTCAGGCCCATTTGTTTCCCTCACACTTCTCTTGTGATAGCTATTGTATATATTACCTTGGTTCCTTTGCCCCTTGACtatttagtaattttggaatgCTATCAGCCTACTGTGAAGACAACACAACgttgtgtaggagagtgagctgtgaggaggatgcagtgagACTTCAGTGTGATGTGGACAGGTTGAGTGAGTGAGCAgctgcagtataatgtggataaatgtgagggtaTCCACATGGGGAGCAAGAACGTGATGGTGGATTATCTGAATGGCAATAGATTAGGAAAGGATGGGGACTGGGATGATTACAACGTAAGGCAGGGTGGACTgcgagggagggaatgggaagatgGGGGCGTGAGGGTGAGACTGCGAGGGTGGGGGTGAAAGGGAGGGGTTGGGAGGGTGGGATTGCAAAGTAGTAGGATGTGGTGCCAGATGTTTGGTGCAGTGGAGGGTGGTGCAGCAGCAGTTGTGTGGATGTTTGAGTTGGGTATATAAAGCCCTGGCTGTGAGCTGGGCCAATGTAATCTCTGCCTCTGAAGGACCAGCTTCTATCGTCTGTTACATTGCAGTGGTCCCTGGGGACCACACAGGCCACTCTGAGAGCATGTGAATTCTCTACCTTTTTAGATGATCGAGCAGGAAGAGCAGAGTGCTGAAATTGGGCTCTGGCAGTGAACGTAGTAAGTGTAACATACAGTTCTCCTTGGCTGCTGGGTCCGATAATGCTAGCACAGAGAGAAACAGCAGTTAAGACAACAACAGGCCTCAGCCATTAACTCCGGACAAAACAATACATTGTAGTTAACCCTGATGTGTCTGTCTCTGATCGACAACCAGGAACAGTGAGAAACTCAATTGCAACAGTATCACTGCAAAACCAAATCCAGCCAAGATGGGGGacagccgcactgtcggagattggtgctgagggagagtcgcactgtcggagggtcagtgctgagggagagtcgaacttcggagggtcagtgctgagggagagtcgcactgtcggagggtcagtgctgagggagcgccgcactgtcggagggtcagtgctgagggagagccgcactgtcggagggtcagtgctgagggagtttgtGCTTCAACTGACTTTTTAAACTGAGTTTGCATGTGTCCACGCAGAAAAAGGTCAATTATGTCACTATTCTCAGGTGGATAGTGGGACTACGTTTCTTGGCTAATCTTTATCCCTCAATGACAGCATCTGGTCATAatcatattgctgtttgtggCAACTTGCTGTTCTTCATTTTTGCTTCAGGACATCCTGAGACTGTGATAAGGATCCAGAACTGCAATTTCTCCCTACTTGTGGCATTTACTAGTTCTGCAATTGAGAAGTCTGTTTTTGCAGTGTGTAAATGGTGTAGCTGGTGTTGAGGTTTGTGTTCTGGTTACACATGTTCCTGTGGTACATGTGTTGCAACGTTGCCATATTGTGAAGTTGCTGTGTTCTATGAGATGGTTTTGTTGCAGTATTCACTGTTGTGGTTTTGTTCCTTGTTGCAGTGTTAAGATGATGGATGTTACACTGCTGTGTGTTGTGGTGTTGCAGTACTGCCACATGCCATGTTGTGATATCACAGTGTTCCATATTCCAACATTTTAGGTGTTCCTTGTTGCAAgattgcagtgtttcacaatgtcCATTTATACTATTCCGTATTGCACGGTTCTCAATTGCAGTGTTGCAGCATTCCATGTCATGATGTTACAGTGTTTCATGTTGCTAAGCTTTCTTTTGGTGCATTCAGTGCTGTGATTTTGCCCTGTAGCATATTGAGCTATTTCTATATTCAATTCCAATGTTGCAGCATTCAAGATTGCATTGTTCTTCACTGAACTGTTGCAGTGCTTTGTCTTGCGGCATTGCAATGTGATGCCTGTCACTGTTGCCCTGGTCCCTGTCACAGTGTTTGATGCTGGATGGCGCAGTGTTCTTATATGACTCACCAATCCCTTCCACAAATGCTGGGTAGAGTCTGTCGGTAAGAAGTGGTTCTGGTAATTCTCTGAAATACAGCTTCAGTGTCCCGGCAATGGCGTTAATGTCCATGTCACTTAACATCACCAGCACATCCTTGGTATCTGCAAGGAGAAGGCTATTTGGTCAGACAGCATGTGACTGTGCGTTATACATGATCCCAGGAAGTCAGCCTCGAATTAACAAACTCCAAGCAACAGCTGGAATACACTCAGTTCCTGATGATGTCAGCAGTTCAACATTCGCGATGCTTTTAGGGAGCATCTACTTTCTACAAGCACCACAGGAAGGGCTGAGCCAACTGCCTGTGGTCTGCCGTGTACAATGTATCCTGACCCAAAACACCCCCATGCAAAACAAAATGTGCTCTAATCAATCCGAGATGTTATAGGTGTGCGGTGGAATTTCAGCATGTTGGGTAATCAGGTTGACACTGTCACTTACTCATATCAAATGCAGATTTCAGGGTCTGAATGTCTGTGGCTACTCCAGACACCCGATAGATCCCCACTTCCTCAATCCCTCGTTTTTCTACCTCCTCGATGCACTGACGGACGATATAGGGAACCTTTGAGCGTTCCCTCCTGAAACCAACACAGACGGCCATCAAAACCTCAACATATCTGGACATTGGAGACAGTTGGTCAGTGACAGGGCCTGCGGCCAGTCAGTTACAAGGTTTCTACAGAACAGAAGTCAGTCCCATTGAAGAGGACATGTGAGGTCCGGGTGTGTCCCTGCAGTGGACCAAGGAAGGAGAGGACTTACTTTGTGACAACGTTAATTTTCACACCAAACACTCCGCTCTGCTTTTTTGATGGGGTTCGTTTCAGACTCAGATCACGGCTGGTGAATTTCATCGATAACTCCACTTCAATCTGAACACACAGAAACAACTATTCACTATAGTAACAAATTGCAGCCATTCCCACCCTGCTAGCATCCCCAGACTTAGCCAATCAGGACCAATGTTTCATCCCTGACCATTAGTGTGGAGTCTGGACCAGGATAGCTCAGCACTGCAGTAAGTGATGGCCTCAGTTGGAGTGTGACCTGATTCTTCTGAACAGATTTCCACCAGCTCTCCATAGGCTGGCTGGTCAGGTTTTAACACCAGTCCCTCGCATTCCTGAGGTACAGATTCCACACTGTTAGTATCTGTGACTcccttcaaacacacacacacccctacatgtACACATACTTGCacgcacacgtgcacacacacacatttgtacAGAGAtgcacacgtgtgcacacagacTGCACTCTTCAAAGGTTCTCAATCCCTGCATGAACAAACTCACCCCATTCATTCCGATGATTGTAGTCTGCCAGTTTCTGCTTTGGGCTGTGCGTGTGTCCAGCTGTGAGAGAAGAGAAACAATGAATGTGGGAAAAGGGAAGGTTTTTATTATCCCTGCTCTCCAACTGGGAGAGGCAGAATTCAGTCAGGTCCTGAAAACCACAGAATTGTAGGAATACATCAAGCTGGAGAGTGCCCTGCCATCATTCCCAGGCCAAGTGCCAAGCTGCAAGCAGAGGCATCTGCTTGATCTAAACAGCCACCTCACAGTGTCCCGCTGACTGATGCCTCACTGCCGGCTCCTGGGCAGTGTGCCCTCTTCTTTCTTTATTGTACACACACCTCGAAGATCCATGCATAACAAAGACTTGCAGAACCCAGAGTCAATGCTGTGATTCACGTCAGTAAGCCTAACATGCCGACAGAGACATGGGGACcgagcgaggcagagagagataTGAACTGAGTGAGGCACAGCTAACTGGGTCAGCAAGATGATTCTCCTAATAACGGAGTTACTCTTTGGTCTCATAGTTCTACTTTTGTCTGTTATAGTGTGTTCTGAGTGACCATCTGTAGTCTATTTGTGCTAAGTCTGAGGATGTGAAACTCCAAGATACAAGAGGGAAAATCCAACCAGTTGGTTTTGAATCCCACGTGTTattgtgtaaatgtgtgtgtagaTTTGGTCAGCTCTCCAGTGTTTCTGCCAGACATTGTCAGTacctggattctggattagtggtgctggaagagcacagcagttcaggcagcatccgaggaacagtaaaatcgacgcttcgggcaaaagcccttcatcaggaataaaggcagtgagcctgaagcgtggagagataagctagaggagggtgggggtggggagagagtagcatagagtacaataggtgagtgggggaggggatgaaggtgataggtcaaggaggagagggtggagtggataggtggaaaaggagataggcaggtaggataagtccggacaagtcatggggacagtgctgagttggaagtttagaactagggtgaggtaggggaaggggaaatgaggaaactgttgaagtccacattgatgccctggggttgaagtgttccgaggcggaagatgaggcgttcttcctccaggcgtctggtggtgagggagcagcggtgaaggaggcccaggacctccatgtcctcagcagagtgagagggggagttgaaatgttgggccatagggtggtgtggttgattggtgcgggtgtcccggagatgttcccgaaagcgctctgctaggaggcgtccagtcttcccaatgtagaggagaccgcatcgggagcaacggatacaataaatgatattagtggatgtgcaggtaaaactttgatggatgtggaaggctcctttagggccttggatagaggtgagggaggaggtgtgggcacaggttttacagttcctgcggtggcaggggaaagtgccaggatgggagggtgggtcgtaggggggcgtggacctgaccaggtagtcacggagggaacggtctttgcggaaggcggaactgcattggcgccacctcatgctcccgcgaggaggttgagcaattcatcaacttcaccaacacattccaccctgaccttaaatttacctggaccatctctgacatctccctccccttcctggacctctccatctccattaatgacgaccgacttgacactgacattttttacaaacccaccgactcccacagctacctagattacacctcttcccaccctatctcttgcaaaaatgccatcccgtattcccaattcctccgcctccgccggatctgctcccaggaggaccagttccaccacagaacacaccagatggcctccttctttagagaccgcaatttcccttcccacgtggttaaagatgccctccaacacatctcgttcacatcccgcacctccgccctcagaccccacccctccaaccgtaacaaggacagaaccccctggtgctcatctaccaccctacaaaccttcgcataaaccaaatcatccgccgacatttccaccacctccaaagagacctcactaccagggatatatttccctccccacccctttccgccttccgcaaagaccattccctctgtgactacctggtcaggtccacgcccccctacgacccaccctcccatcctggcactttcccctgccaccgcaggaactgtaaaacctgtgcccacacctcctccctcacctctatccaaggccctaaaggagccttccacatccatcaaagttttacctgcacatccactaatatcatttattgtatccgttgctcccgatgcagtctcctctacactggggagactgggcgcatcctagcagagcgctttagggaacatctccgggacacccgcaccaatcaaccacaccgccccgtggcccaacatttcaactccccctcccactctgccgaggacatggaggtcctgggcctccttcaccaccgctccctcaccaccagacgcctggaggaagaacgcctcatcttccgcctcggaacacttcaaccccagggcatcaatgtggacttcaacagtttcctcatatccccttccccacctcaccctagtttcaaacttccagctcagcactgtccccatgacttgtctggacttgtcctacctgcctatctccttttccacctatccactccaccctcccctccttgacctatcaccttcatctcctcccccactcacctattgtactctatgctactttctccccacccccacccttctctagcttatttctccatccttcaggctctctgcctttattgctaatgaagggcttttacctgaaacatcgattttgctgctcctcgatg contains these protein-coding regions:
- the abr gene encoding active breakpoint cluster region-related protein isoform X5, coding for MEILDPVCEQMERSCTLQAAESKRHLNTGARLWGRVRSKLLGAKLDTRTAQSRNWQTTIIGMNGIEVELSMKFTSRDLSLKRTPSKKQSGVFGVKINVVTKRERSKVPYIVRQCIEEVEKRGIEEVGIYRVSGVATDIQTLKSAFDMNTKDVLVMLSDMDINAIAGTLKLYFRELPEPLLTDRLYPAFVEGIALSDPAAKENCMLHLLRSLPEPNFSTLLFLLDHLKRVAEKEPVNKMSVHNLATVFGPTLLRPSETEHKVHANIVSDIWSHEVMAQVQVLLYYLQHPPISITELKRNTLYYSTDV